From the Spiroplasma chrysopicola DF-1 genome, one window contains:
- a CDS encoding S1 RNA-binding domain-containing protein: protein MYDKGQMVTAKITNITPFGAFCELQNASGLIHISEFSDFFVRDIKDFVNIGDSVEVEVLDFDPNKKQVKLSYKSCRPELLKKNNNQIQETGSGFQPLRDKLSSLTDK from the coding sequence ATGTATGATAAAGGACAAATGGTTACTGCAAAAATAACTAACATTACTCCTTTTGGAGCATTCTGTGAATTACAGAACGCTTCAGGATTAATCCACATTAGTGAATTTTCAGACTTTTTTGTACGTGACATTAAAGATTTTGTAAATATTGGAGATTCTGTAGAAGTTGAAGTTCTTGACTTTGATCCAAATAAAAAACAAGTAAAGTTAAGTTATAAGAGTTGTCGTCCAGAATTGTTGAAAAAGAACAACAATCAGATTCAAGAAACTGGGTCAGGATTTCAACCATTGCGTGATAAATTAAGTTCATTAACTGACAAATAG
- a CDS encoding glucose-6-phosphate isomerase translates to MIKVNLAKAIDEKLLENYHQEVKKIHQMIHNKTGAGSEFLGWVEWPKDYPHDEFMAMEKLGKALQTEIDVLVVIGIGGSYLGARAAIEMINGLSSEPKVKVIYVGNTMSSTYTKQVLEFLANKEFGICVVSKSGTTTEPAIAFRLFKELLEAKKGKAIAQQRIVTITDQHRGALKKLATTEGYASFVIPDDIGGRFSVLTPVGIFAMVVAGIDINLVMQGAQQAYQETLSDDLTKNEAYKYAVGRYILNHNQNYLAEMLVTYELQLQMITEWWKQLFGESEGKDGKGLLPLSCVFSTDLHSLGQFIQDGTKKIFFETVIKVNQPGLDLTLTADQDNLDGLNYLAGKTLHEVNSIAIDGVINAHHETGGVPVILLEFKTMDAKMFGYLSYWFMKACAMSAYLLGINPFDQPGVEVYKLNMFKLLGKK, encoded by the coding sequence ATGATTAAAGTAAATTTAGCAAAGGCAATAGACGAAAAACTGCTTGAAAATTATCACCAAGAAGTTAAGAAGATTCATCAAATGATTCATAATAAGACCGGAGCGGGCAGTGAATTTTTAGGGTGAGTTGAATGACCAAAGGATTATCCTCATGATGAATTTATGGCAATGGAAAAATTAGGAAAAGCATTACAAACTGAAATTGATGTCTTAGTAGTGATTGGGATTGGGGGCAGTTATCTTGGTGCTCGCGCGGCAATTGAAATGATTAATGGCCTATCTTCCGAACCAAAAGTTAAGGTAATTTATGTTGGAAATACAATGTCTTCAACATATACGAAACAGGTTTTAGAATTCCTGGCAAATAAAGAATTTGGAATTTGTGTTGTTTCGAAATCAGGAACAACGACAGAACCAGCAATTGCATTTCGCTTATTTAAAGAGCTGTTAGAAGCAAAAAAAGGCAAAGCAATTGCCCAACAAAGAATTGTCACTATTACTGACCAACATCGGGGTGCTTTAAAAAAGTTAGCAACAACGGAAGGTTATGCTAGTTTTGTTATTCCTGATGATATTGGGGGGCGTTTCTCGGTTCTAACACCGGTTGGGATTTTTGCCATGGTTGTTGCTGGCATTGATATTAATTTAGTGATGCAAGGAGCGCAACAAGCTTATCAGGAAACCCTAAGTGATGATTTAACGAAAAACGAAGCTTATAAATATGCTGTTGGTCGTTATATCCTAAATCACAACCAAAATTATTTAGCAGAAATGCTAGTTACATATGAGTTACAACTACAAATGATTACTGAATGATGAAAACAATTATTTGGTGAATCAGAGGGAAAAGATGGTAAAGGATTACTACCATTATCGTGTGTTTTTTCAACTGATTTACATTCATTGGGTCAATTTATTCAAGATGGAACCAAAAAAATCTTTTTTGAAACGGTAATTAAAGTAAATCAACCAGGCTTGGATTTAACATTAACTGCTGATCAAGATAATCTTGATGGCCTAAATTATTTAGCAGGTAAAACCCTTCATGAAGTAAACAGTATTGCAATTGATGGGGTTATTAATGCTCATCATGAAACTGGTGGCGTGCCAGTGATTTTATTAGAATTCAAAACAATGGACGCAAAAATGTTTGGTTACTTATCATATTGATTTATGAAAGCCTGTGCAATGTCGGCATATTTGTTAGGGATTAATCCCTTTGACCAACCAGGTGTGGAAGTTTACAAACTTAATATGTTTAAACTATTAGGAAAAAAATAA
- the coaD gene encoding pantetheine-phosphate adenylyltransferase: MKAMFPGSFDPIHDGHLNIIKKAIKLFPTLYVVVSNNLEKTVQTNINLRAEKVKAICAEISPNITVLINDTILTSSLAEQLGINYVIRGLRNNNDLKYELELSYAMKKLNPQLETIFLIADYGLNEISSTFLKQINKLKK, translated from the coding sequence ATGAAAGCAATGTTCCCTGGCAGTTTTGATCCGATCCATGACGGCCATCTAAATATTATTAAAAAAGCAATTAAATTATTTCCAACGCTATATGTTGTTGTTTCAAATAATTTGGAAAAAACAGTTCAAACAAACATTAACTTACGTGCCGAAAAAGTTAAAGCAATTTGTGCTGAAATTAGTCCAAATATTACTGTCTTAATTAATGATACAATTCTAACTAGTAGTTTGGCTGAACAGTTAGGTATTAATTATGTTATTCGTGGTCTACGAAATAATAATGATTTAAAATATGAATTAGAATTATCTTATGCGATGAAAAAATTAAATCCGCAATTAGAAACAATTTTCTTAATTGCGGACTATGGGTTAAATGAAATTTCATCAACTTTTTTAAAACAAATTAATAAATTAAAAAAATAA
- a CDS encoding ribonuclease J — protein sequence MAKINFFALGGLDERGKNLYCVEVDQDIFIFDAGTKNPERGILGIDVVIPNFDYLKENKQRIKGIFISKPSDECSEAITYILKELPLQVYGSDLTCSILNFHLQRFKVRGKEELFTPISAKQIIDFGQCQIEVFLTTTSMPNSFGFALHTPDGTIIYTGDYMFDAKADTNFSTDLQHLQSIVAKQKILLFLSEATAASRQDYTAPNHKINIYVERAVKEAKGRIILACFDQDLHKISELFDLVRENNISAGIYGQTLLEALKVLRENKKMNLDGINLVPLHEAVSQEKSLIIVTGSGERLYSRLIKIAGGNDDILDIKETDMIILATPPTPGSELNHANVLDELARTVAKTIALSAKKVWTMNASFEDVKLMTSIIKPTYFIPVKGLYKDFVWAKTAAIEAGVNPENIFLCDNGENVEFVDGTFAKKTNRIKTADLYVDGIGVGDIGAVVLNERKQLATDGVVIVGVSVDSKTKEIASLIDTQMRGVIYIQENNDIFKKMQKIITDIVEKHHGRAVAGEMYDINEVKNEIRSVLATFVKTETGKTPIILAIVNEI from the coding sequence ATGGCAAAAATTAATTTTTTCGCCCTTGGGGGATTAGACGAGAGAGGTAAAAACTTATACTGTGTTGAAGTTGATCAGGATATTTTTATTTTTGATGCAGGGACAAAGAATCCAGAACGTGGAATTTTAGGAATTGATGTTGTTATTCCTAATTTTGATTACTTAAAAGAAAATAAACAACGTATTAAAGGGATTTTTATCTCAAAACCATCTGATGAGTGTTCAGAGGCAATAACATATATTTTAAAAGAATTACCATTACAAGTTTATGGTAGTGATTTGACATGTAGCATTTTAAATTTTCATTTACAACGTTTTAAAGTTAGAGGGAAAGAAGAATTATTTACCCCAATTTCAGCTAAGCAAATTATTGATTTTGGCCAGTGTCAAATTGAAGTTTTTTTAACAACAACAAGTATGCCAAATAGTTTTGGTTTTGCTTTACATACCCCAGATGGAACAATTATTTATACTGGTGATTATATGTTTGATGCAAAAGCTGATACAAATTTTTCAACAGATTTACAACATTTACAAAGTATTGTTGCTAAACAAAAAATTTTATTATTTTTATCAGAAGCAACAGCCGCATCACGCCAAGACTATACGGCTCCTAATCATAAAATTAATATTTATGTTGAAAGAGCAGTTAAAGAAGCAAAAGGGCGAATTATTTTAGCTTGTTTTGATCAAGATTTACATAAAATTAGTGAATTATTTGATTTAGTTCGGGAAAATAATATTTCAGCGGGAATTTATGGTCAAACATTATTGGAAGCATTAAAAGTTTTACGCGAAAATAAAAAAATGAATTTAGATGGTATTAATCTTGTTCCATTGCATGAAGCAGTTAGCCAAGAAAAATCGTTAATTATTGTTACAGGTTCAGGAGAACGCTTATACAGTCGTTTAATTAAAATTGCTGGGGGTAATGATGATATTTTAGATATTAAAGAAACTGACATGATTATTTTAGCAACCCCACCAACACCAGGGAGTGAATTAAACCATGCTAATGTTTTGGATGAATTAGCACGAACAGTCGCTAAAACAATTGCTTTATCAGCAAAAAAAGTTTGAACAATGAATGCTAGTTTTGAAGATGTTAAATTAATGACATCAATTATTAAACCAACTTACTTTATTCCCGTTAAAGGATTATATAAAGATTTTGTCTGAGCAAAAACAGCTGCAATTGAAGCAGGTGTTAATCCCGAAAACATCTTTTTATGTGATAATGGTGAAAATGTTGAATTTGTTGATGGAACTTTTGCCAAAAAAACTAATCGCATCAAAACCGCTGACTTATATGTTGACGGAATTGGAGTTGGCGACATTGGCGCAGTTGTTTTAAATGAACGAAAACAATTAGCAACTGATGGTGTTGTTATTGTTGGTGTTTCAGTTGATAGTAAAACAAAAGAAATTGCTTCTTTGATTGATACCCAAATGCGTGGCGTTATTTATATTCAAGAAAATAATGATATTTTTAAAAAAATGCAAAAGATTATTACTGACATTGTTGAAAAACATCATGGTCGTGCTGTTGCTGGGGAAATGTATGATATTAACGAAGTAAAAAATGAAATTCGTTCGGTATTAGCAACATTCGTTAAAACTGAAACAGGAAAAACACCAATTATTTTAGCAATCGTGAATGAAATCTAA